The Desulfurella sp. region TGGTCTTGAAATCTCGGCACTTTTTATAAAAACACCATTTTATAAAAAAGATATAGAAAATGGTAATCTAACAAAAGAAAAAGCAAAAGAATTGTTAGAGTGTTTATGGATAAAATTCTATAATCATCCGGCTGTAGCAAAAGTTGGAGTAACAGCACAGGAAAGTGCAACATACACTGATTTTGCTCAAATAAATTTAGGTGGATTGGATGAAAAAGGCGACCCCAGCGTTAATGAGTTGTCTTATTTAATACTGGATGTAATTGAAGAAATGCGACTTGTACAACCAAATCCATCAATCCATGTAAGCAAAAAAACGCCAGATGAATTTATCAAAAGGGCCATAGACATAATAAAAACAGGTTTTGGGCAACCTGCTATTTTTAATGCCGATGCTGTTGTTCAAGAATTGCTAAGGCAAGGTAAATCCATAGAAGATGCAAGGCTTGGTGGTACAAGCGGTTGTGTGGAAGCAGGTGCTTTTGGAAAAGAAAGTTATACTTTAACAGGTTATTTTAGTCTTCCAAAGGTTTTGGAAATTACATTAAATAACGGTATGGATCCCTTAACAAACAAACAAATAGGTTTAAAAACAGGTGATTTTAAAGATTTTGAAACATTCAATGAATTATTTGATGCTTTTAAAAAACAACTAAAATACTTTACAGATGTGAAAATTAAAGGTAACCTTGTTATTGAGCAGATATATGCAAAATACTGCCCTGCCCCGTTTTTATCAATTTTAATTGATGATTGCGTAAAAAACGGCAAAGACTTTAATGCGGGCGGCGCAAGGTACAATACCTGCTATATACAGGGTACGGGCATTGGTACAATTACAGATAGTCTTTCAAGTATAAAGTATCTTGTATTTGAGAAAAAAACAATAAGACCACAAGATTTACTTTCAATGCTAAAATCCAATTTTGAAGGCTTTGAAGTTCAAAGACAAATTATGCTTAATAAAGTGCCAAAATATGGAAATGATGATAATTATGCAGATAACATTATGCAGGAAGTATTTGAAGAATTTTTTAATAATATTGATGGTAAAACAACATACAAAGGCGGGACATTTAGAATAAATATGCTTCCCACAACTGTACATGTTTATTTTGGATCAAAAATGCTTGCAACACCTGATGGTAGACTAGCATATGAGCCGATTTCTGAAGGTATATCGCCAGTGCAGGGTGCAGATAGAAAAGGACCAACTGCTGTTATAAAATCTGCATCAAAGATGGATCATATAAAAACTGGCGGAACACTTCTTAATATGAAATTTACACCAGATTTGTTGAAAGACAAAAAAGGTACAGATTCATTAGTTAGTTTAATTAGAGCCTACTTTAAGCTAGATGGTCATCATGTGCAATTTAATGTTGTTGATGCGCATACTCTACGGCAAGCTCAAAAAAAACCTCAAGATTACTCTGATTTGATAGTAAGAGTAGCAGGATACAGTGATTATTTTTGCCATTTAAACGAACAGTTGCAAAATGAAATCATAGCAAGGACAGAGCATAGTTTTGAATAAGAATAAAATAGTTTTAGCAAGTTTAATTGGTATAATAGGCGTAAGTTTTGCATCTATTTTTATAAAAGAATGTGCAAATGTCCCAAGTATTGTTTTATCAATGTACAGACTTGATATTGCAGCTTTTATATTGCTTTTAATGAATTTTATAAACAAGAATAAATTATTTCCTTTATCTAGAAAAGAACTTTTATTGGGTTTTGCAAGCGGTGTATTTTTGGCTATGCATTTTTATTTTTGGATTGCTTCATTGAAATATACGTCTATTGCAAGTTCTGTTGTGCTTGTTAGTACAAACCCATTTTTTGTTGTAGTATTGTCTTTAATTCTAATGAAAGAAAAAATTTCGCCAAAGGTAGTAATTGCATTAATCGCATCTTTTGTTGGTACAGTTATTATAACAGCAAGCGATGGCAATCTTTTAAGTGAAAAAATTGACAAAACAGCTTTATTTGGAGATATTTTGGCAATTATTGGTGCTTTTAGCGTAAGTTTTTACTTTATTATTGGCTCCAAACTAAGAAAAAATATGGATACAAACAGATACGTTACTTTAGTATATACTTTTGCTGCAATTTTTATAACTATATTGGCTATATTTGCAAATGAGGATATCATAAATTACTCAAGTAGAGATTTTTCTTTTATTTTTTTACTTGCAATCGTGCCACAGCTTATTGGACATACGGCATTTAACTGGGCATTGAAGTATTTAAAAGCAACTGCTGTAGCAATTACAACTTTAGGTGAAATTATTGGCTCTACAGTGCTGGCCTATATTTTTTTTCAGCAAACAATTGATTTGTGGCAATTTATTGGCATTTTATTCATTATGAGTGCTATAGTTATATCCTTTAGGTATGGAAAAGTTTAATTTGTTTTTTGTAAAAAAATACTTATAATTATTTAACATGAAGCATTATTACGCTTTAACAGTTATTGGTAAAGATAAACCAGGCATTGTCAGCAGTGTCGCAAAGGTTTTATACGAGTGGGATTTTAATATAGAGGATTCTTCGTCAACGCTTTTGAGAGACCAATTTTCCATGATACTCATTGTGTCAACAGATAAAGAAGTGGGTTTGATTGACCTTAAAAAAGCTTTTGCAAAAGCAAGAAAAGACTTACAACTAAGTATATCTGTTCGAAAAATCGAAGTTTTAGATGAACAAAAGCAACAAGCCAAGCATTATATGATATCAATATACGGCAGCGATAAAAAAGGTATTGTTTATAAAACAACTACGGCTTTAAGTTATTTAGATATAAATATTGTTGATTTAAAAACAAGGGTTTCAGGCGCAAAAAAAGATATATACATAATGATCTTGGAAGTTGAAGTGCCACCAAAAGTAAATATAGGCAAAGTAAACGAGATTTTAGATGAGATTGCAAAAGAAATGGGTGTTGACTTTTCAATCAGACCTGTTGAGTCTTACAATATATGAATGATAGAAATCGTAAAGTTTCCAGATAAACTTTTAAAAAAACAATCTGTCCGTATAGAATCAATTGATAGTAGTGTGTTATCTGTAATTGATAAATTAACATTTGTACTTGACTTTTATAATCATTGTGTAGGCATTGCTGCTGTTCAAATTGGCCATTTGGTAAGAATTGTTGCTGTTGATGTGTCTAAGACAAAAAATAAAAATCATGGCAGGCTTATTATGATTAATCCTGTTATTTTAGAAAAAAGCTCAGACGAAATAGTTACAAAAGAAGGTTGCCTTAGTGTGCCAGATTATTTGGGCTATGTTGCAAGGCCAAAAAAAATAACCCTGGAATATATTGATTTAAATGGTAAAAAACAGATTCTGGAGGCAAAAAGGTTTGAAGCAGTTGTTATTCAACATGAGATAGACCATTTGGATGGTGTATTGTTTTTAGATAAAATCGCATCTTCAACCCAATTAATTAAGAGGTTGCAAAATGATATATAAGCTTTACTCAGACTATAAAC contains the following coding sequences:
- a CDS encoding pyruvate formate lyase family protein, with protein sequence GLEISALFIKTPFYKKDIENGNLTKEKAKELLECLWIKFYNHPAVAKVGVTAQESATYTDFAQINLGGLDEKGDPSVNELSYLILDVIEEMRLVQPNPSIHVSKKTPDEFIKRAIDIIKTGFGQPAIFNADAVVQELLRQGKSIEDARLGGTSGCVEAGAFGKESYTLTGYFSLPKVLEITLNNGMDPLTNKQIGLKTGDFKDFETFNELFDAFKKQLKYFTDVKIKGNLVIEQIYAKYCPAPFLSILIDDCVKNGKDFNAGGARYNTCYIQGTGIGTITDSLSSIKYLVFEKKTIRPQDLLSMLKSNFEGFEVQRQIMLNKVPKYGNDDNYADNIMQEVFEEFFNNIDGKTTYKGGTFRINMLPTTVHVYFGSKMLATPDGRLAYEPISEGISPVQGADRKGPTAVIKSASKMDHIKTGGTLLNMKFTPDLLKDKKGTDSLVSLIRAYFKLDGHHVQFNVVDAHTLRQAQKKPQDYSDLIVRVAGYSDYFCHLNEQLQNEIIARTEHSFE
- a CDS encoding DMT family transporter: MNKNKIVLASLIGIIGVSFASIFIKECANVPSIVLSMYRLDIAAFILLLMNFINKNKLFPLSRKELLLGFASGVFLAMHFYFWIASLKYTSIASSVVLVSTNPFFVVVLSLILMKEKISPKVVIALIASFVGTVIITASDGNLLSEKIDKTALFGDILAIIGAFSVSFYFIIGSKLRKNMDTNRYVTLVYTFAAIFITILAIFANEDIINYSSRDFSFIFLLAIVPQLIGHTAFNWALKYLKATAVAITTLGEIIGSTVLAYIFFQQTIDLWQFIGILFIMSAIVISFRYGKV
- a CDS encoding ACT domain-containing protein; the protein is MKHYYALTVIGKDKPGIVSSVAKVLYEWDFNIEDSSSTLLRDQFSMILIVSTDKEVGLIDLKKAFAKARKDLQLSISVRKIEVLDEQKQQAKHYMISIYGSDKKGIVYKTTTALSYLDINIVDLKTRVSGAKKDIYIMILEVEVPPKVNIGKVNEILDEIAKEMGVDFSIRPVESYNI
- the def gene encoding peptide deformylase, translating into MIEIVKFPDKLLKKQSVRIESIDSSVLSVIDKLTFVLDFYNHCVGIAAVQIGHLVRIVAVDVSKTKNKNHGRLIMINPVILEKSSDEIVTKEGCLSVPDYLGYVARPKKITLEYIDLNGKKQILEAKRFEAVVIQHEIDHLDGVLFLDKIASSTQLIKRLQNDI